One Methanobrevibacter sp. genomic window carries:
- a CDS encoding oligosaccharide repeat unit polymerase family protein, producing MSMIYSSLTSLINRISDEFHKSFLFKFIFTILGFIEAQWTNSYFKRFYPSENFLGFLNKNKILSIHIFNPLIVLFLFALFLLLSINNPSGSLTITLILAFAGFFIGSAILPKYFINRNLKNIVEFKRDDIYSIGFCLMIVSVVFFFISIASVGGIPLLKPSIRYLLKPAFTMPVFLIIPATCLIASVFLKDFQDNTITRSQARFRFLLLLVIDCAFLLLLGYRTPLLASFLIIIIIGFYGNIVSLWEVVVGALIGIGAIIGIGYFRSLSEMTITSSTSPIYTLQSRADFTLHVLNLLDFIGGNFGLTHGHMLASSIPGSDLGPRMMVGKLIAWRSEVTVTPTLIGQMVVDFGKIGVFVEMCLLGFVLGIGFKLMQITKNYFYIGIYSLILTYTILGIETGILDIQVLLYFTIAIFIYLLNIKITKN from the coding sequence ATGAGCATGATTTATTCAAGTTTAACATCCTTAATAAATAGGATAAGTGATGAATTTCACAAATCCTTTTTATTTAAATTTATTTTTACTATTTTAGGATTCATTGAAGCCCAATGGACAAACAGCTATTTTAAAAGATTTTATCCAAGTGAGAATTTTTTAGGATTCTTGAATAAAAATAAAATTTTAAGCATACATATTTTCAATCCTTTAATTGTTCTTTTTTTATTTGCACTGTTCCTGCTTTTGTCAATTAATAATCCATCAGGCAGCCTAACAATTACATTAATCCTGGCATTCGCCGGATTTTTTATCGGATCTGCAATCCTTCCAAAATATTTCATAAATAGAAATTTGAAAAATATTGTTGAATTTAAAAGAGACGACATTTATTCCATTGGCTTTTGCCTGATGATTGTAAGCGTTGTATTTTTCTTTATTAGCATTGCTTCTGTTGGTGGAATACCTCTTTTAAAGCCTTCAATTAGGTATTTATTAAAACCAGCATTTACAATGCCCGTGTTTTTAATCATACCGGCAACATGCCTAATAGCCAGCGTGTTTCTTAAAGATTTTCAGGACAATACCATAACCCGTTCACAGGCAAGATTCAGATTCCTATTATTACTTGTTATTGACTGTGCATTTTTATTGCTTTTAGGTTATAGGACACCACTACTTGCATCATTTCTCATCATAATTATCATAGGTTTCTATGGAAATATTGTTTCCCTATGGGAAGTTGTTGTTGGCGCACTAATTGGTATAGGTGCTATAATAGGAATTGGTTATTTTCGTTCATTAAGTGAGATGACAATTACATCATCCACCAGCCCAATATACACATTACAGTCAAGAGCGGATTTCACTTTGCATGTGCTGAATTTGCTAGATTTTATTGGCGGAAACTTCGGCCTGACACATGGACATATGCTAGCAAGCTCAATTCCAGGCAGTGATTTGGGTCCTAGAATGATGGTCGGAAAATTAATCGCCTGGAGAAGTGAAGTCACAGTGACCCCAACACTAATCGGACAGATGGTAGTTGATTTTGGAAAAATCGGCGTTTTTGTTGAAATGTGCCTTTTAGGATTCGTTTTAGGAATAGGATTTAAACTTATGCAGATTACCAAAAATTATTTCTATATTGGAATTTACTCCCTGATTTTAACATACACCATTTTAGGTATTGAAACCGGAATTTTGGACATTCAAGTTTTATTATACTTCACAATAGCTATTTTTATCTATTTATTAAATATAAAAATTACAAAAAATTAG
- a CDS encoding adhesin — translation MAMKLKFTIIDYIIIILVIGAIIFAFVHITTDDSSDLQKTAFDESTVNKIPDTYLKYYKDGFITKATVEGFNSTNGERITLNGTVVWQDDNGGNDVRLLIESNNKTYLAGLYRNIPNADIYIDHISLESNGEKYKNLCEIKVKPEEIKSLNDLTDNLPDNANYELTTVISLDSLNSKVIQNITNTLSKDKRLSIKAATSDHDNQLLINKATKENLKDANAILGKIDALTDEVTIRIYDCNDSQIDEISKNFDVINIRKF, via the coding sequence ATATCATCATCATTTTAGTAATAGGTGCAATCATATTTGCATTTGTTCATATTACCACTGATGATTCATCCGATTTGCAAAAAACTGCTTTTGATGAATCAACAGTTAACAAAATACCTGATACCTACCTCAAGTATTATAAGGACGGGTTTATTACAAAAGCTACTGTTGAAGGATTCAATTCAACCAATGGTGAAAGAATAACCCTTAACGGTACTGTTGTCTGGCAAGACGACAATGGAGGAAATGATGTTCGATTGCTAATCGAATCCAACAACAAAACATATCTTGCAGGATTATACAGAAACATCCCAAATGCCGACATTTACATTGACCACATTAGCCTAGAAAGCAATGGCGAGAAATATAAAAACCTATGTGAAATTAAAGTTAAGCCTGAAGAGATAAAATCATTGAATGATTTAACAGATAATCTTCCAGATAATGCAAATTACGAGTTAACAACTGTCATTTCACTGGATTCCCTTAACAGCAAGGTTATTCAAAATATTACCAATACATTAAGCAAAGACAAAAGATTGTCCATTAAAGCTGCAACCAGTGATCATGACAATCAGTTACTGATTAACAAAGCTACAAAAGAAAATCTCAAGGATGCCAATGCAATTTTAGGCAAAATTGATGCATTGACTGATGAGGTTACCATCAGGATTTATGACTGCAACGACAGTCAAATCGATGAGATTTCAAAAAACTTTGATGTCATAAACATTCGAAAATTTTAA